The following coding sequences lie in one Flavobacterium cyclinae genomic window:
- the rplV gene encoding 50S ribosomal protein L22 → MGVRKRERAEQTKEAKAQVAFAKLNNCPTSPRKMRLVADLVRGQKVEMALNILRFSQKEASRKLEKLLLSAINNYQQKNADANLEEAGLFVKTITVDGGMMLKRLRPAPQGRAHRIRKRSNHVTIVLGSNNNTQSN, encoded by the coding sequence ATGGGAGTTCGTAAAAGAGAAAGAGCAGAGCAGACTAAAGAGGCTAAAGCACAAGTGGCTTTCGCTAAATTAAATAACTGCCCTACTTCACCTAGAAAAATGCGATTAGTTGCAGATTTAGTTAGAGGTCAGAAAGTAGAAATGGCTCTTAATATATTAAGATTTAGTCAAAAAGAAGCTTCAAGAAAATTAGAGAAATTGTTGTTATCAGCAATTAATAACTATCAGCAAAAAAATGCTGATGCTAATTTAGAAGAAGCTGGCTTATTTGTAAAAACGATTACTGTAGATGGTGGTATGATGTTAAAAAGACTTCGTCCAGCTCCACAAGGTCGTGCACACAGAATTAGAAAGCGTTCTAACCACGTAACAATCGTGTTAGGATCAAATAATAACACACAAAGCAATTAA
- the rpsS gene encoding 30S ribosomal protein S19, translated as MARSLKKGPFVHYKLEKKVQENIAGGNKGVVKTWSRASMITPDFVGQTIAVHNGRQFVPVYVTENMVGHKLGEFSPTRSFRGHAGAKNKGKK; from the coding sequence ATGGCACGTTCATTAAAAAAAGGACCATTCGTTCACTATAAATTAGAGAAGAAAGTTCAAGAAAATATTGCAGGTGGTAACAAAGGTGTTGTAAAGACTTGGTCTAGAGCATCTATGATTACTCCAGATTTTGTTGGGCAAACTATCGCAGTTCACAATGGTCGTCAATTTGTTCCAGTTTATGTAACTGAGAACATGGTAGGACACAAATTAGGAGAGTTTTCACCAACAAGATCTTTTAGAGGTCATGCTGGGGCTAAAAATAAAGGTAAAAAATAA
- the rplB gene encoding 50S ribosomal protein L2: MSVRKLKPITPGQRFRVVNSFDTITTDKPERSLIAPKKNSGGRNSQGKMTMRYMGGGHKQKYRIIDFKRTKAGIPATVKTIEYDPNRSAFISLLVYADGAKTYVIAQNGMQVGQTVVSGVDASPEIGNAMPLSKIPLGTVISCIELRPGQGAVIARSAGTFAQLMARDGKYATIKMPSGETRLILLTCMATIGAVSNSDHQLIVSGKAGRSRWLGRRPRTRPVAMNPVDHPMGGGEGRSSGGHPRSRKGLPAKGYRTRSKVNPSNKYIVERRKK, translated from the coding sequence CTTTGACACTATTACAACTGATAAGCCGGAGCGTTCATTAATCGCACCGAAAAAAAACTCAGGAGGTAGAAATAGTCAAGGAAAGATGACCATGCGTTACATGGGCGGTGGTCACAAACAAAAGTATCGTATTATCGATTTTAAAAGAACTAAAGCTGGAATTCCAGCTACAGTAAAAACTATCGAGTATGATCCAAATCGTTCAGCTTTTATTTCATTATTAGTGTATGCTGATGGAGCTAAAACTTATGTTATTGCTCAAAATGGAATGCAAGTTGGGCAAACTGTAGTTTCAGGTGTTGATGCATCTCCAGAAATTGGAAATGCTATGCCTTTAAGTAAAATTCCTCTAGGAACTGTTATTTCGTGTATCGAATTAAGACCAGGTCAAGGAGCTGTTATTGCTCGTTCAGCAGGAACTTTCGCTCAGTTAATGGCAAGAGATGGAAAATATGCTACAATTAAAATGCCTTCTGGAGAAACAAGATTAATCTTGTTAACTTGTATGGCAACAATCGGAGCAGTTTCTAACTCAGACCACCAATTAATCGTATCAGGTAAAGCTGGTAGATCAAGATGGTTAGGTAGAAGACCAAGAACAAGACCAGTAGCAATGAACCCAGTTGATCACCCAATGGGAGGTGGTGAAGGACGTTCTTCAGGAGGTCACCCACGTTCAAGAAAAGGTTTACCTGCTAAAGGTTATAGAACTCGTTCTAAAGTTAACCCGAGTAATAAGTATATTGTAGAACGTAGAAAGAAATAA